Proteins encoded within one genomic window of Fusobacterium russii ATCC 25533:
- the tsaD gene encoding tRNA (adenosine(37)-N6)-threonylcarbamoyltransferase complex transferase subunit TsaD gives MIILGIESSCDETSIAVIKDGKEILSNNISSQIEIHKEYGGVVPEIASRQHIKNIATVLEESLQEAKITLDEIDYIAVTYTPGLIGALLVGISFAKGLSYAKNIPIIPVHHIKGHIYANFLEHNVELPCICLVVSGGHTNIIYIDENHNFVNVGETLDDAVGESCDKVARVLGLGYPGGPIIDKMYYQGDKNYLKITKPKVSKYDFSFSGIKTAIINFDNKMKMKNEVYKKEDLAASFLGTVVDILSEKTLEAALEYNVKTIMLAGGVAANSLLRSQLKNMAKNKGIELIYPSMKLCTDNAAMIAAAAFYKLKNSMDEEDCFADLNLNGIATFNISNE, from the coding sequence ATGATAATACTAGGCATAGAAAGTTCTTGTGATGAAACTTCTATTGCTGTCATTAAAGATGGAAAGGAGATATTATCTAATAATATTTCCTCACAAATAGAAATACATAAAGAATATGGAGGAGTAGTTCCTGAAATCGCCTCAAGGCAACATATAAAAAATATTGCTACTGTTTTAGAAGAAAGCTTGCAAGAGGCTAAAATAACTTTAGATGAAATTGACTATATTGCAGTCACTTATACACCAGGACTTATTGGTGCCTTACTTGTTGGCATTTCATTTGCAAAAGGACTCTCTTATGCAAAGAATATTCCAATTATTCCAGTACATCATATAAAAGGTCACATATATGCGAATTTTTTAGAACATAATGTTGAACTGCCATGTATATGCCTAGTTGTTTCTGGAGGACACACAAATATAATTTATATTGATGAAAATCATAATTTTGTTAATGTTGGAGAAACTTTAGATGATGCTGTTGGCGAAAGTTGTGATAAAGTTGCAAGGGTTTTAGGACTTGGCTATCCGGGAGGTCCTATAATTGATAAAATGTATTATCAGGGAGATAAAAACTATCTAAAAATTACAAAGCCAAAGGTTTCTAAATATGACTTTAGTTTTTCAGGAATAAAAACTGCTATAATTAACTTTGATAACAAAATGAAGATGAAAAATGAAGTCTATAAAAAAGAAGATTTAGCAGCTTCTTTTTTAGGAACTGTTGTTGATATACTTTCTGAAAAAACTCTTGAAGCTGCATTGGAATATAATGTTAAAACTATTATGCTTGCAGGTGGGGTGGCTGCCAATTCCCTACTTAGAAGCCAACTTAAAAATATGGCTAAAAATAAAGGGATAGAGCTAATTTATCCGAGTATGAAACTATGTACAGATAATGCTGCTATGATTGCAGCTGCGGCTTTTTATAAATTAAAAAATTCAATGGATGAAGAAGATTGTTTTGCTGATTTAAACTTAAATGGAATTGCTACTTTTAATATAAGTAATGAGTAG
- a CDS encoding DUF2254 family protein: protein MLKRIQMYINKNRNIINISVFTFISIILLFISWLLDYQNIYLKSNIPSIVLLSKDVSSSFLSSLSGVFLTVTTFTFTTILTVLNKYSSSYTPRVVQDFIDQPFVLSLFGIFIGGFFYTVLSLFMIQNVHPDSKVISGTIGIFYAMASMIYFILFVRTVLKCIKLSNVIENIYIKASSLIKKDAEIRNENSAFYEMKAKKSFKIFSNSSGYLYNVDDNNIAKLISNFESNFIVNYKLGDYISENTHIADLHFLEEIDLKADEVEKLLEEIKESFIFSDTINDKEDFHHEIKNLVEIALRAISPGINDPNTAIICIRKISMLLSDIFSVNNNFRIFEVNNKAKIAYKLYSVEEELYLTFYQLILYGKNDPSIARAFLEGINLIYINSNKSALKEIKDFYNYVYNICIKSMDEELDIKKLEELNSKFNKITQETLN, encoded by the coding sequence ATGCTAAAGAGAATTCAAATGTATATCAATAAAAATAGAAACATAATTAACATAAGTGTTTTTACTTTTATTTCTATAATACTTTTATTTATTTCTTGGCTCTTAGATTATCAAAACATTTACTTAAAAAGTAATATACCTTCCATTGTATTGCTTTCAAAGGATGTTTCCAGTTCTTTTTTATCAAGTTTATCAGGAGTTTTTCTAACAGTAACTACTTTCACATTCACTACAATTTTAACTGTTCTTAATAAATACTCTTCCAGTTATACACCTAGAGTAGTTCAAGATTTTATTGATCAGCCCTTTGTTTTAAGCTTATTCGGTATATTTATTGGTGGATTCTTTTACACTGTTCTATCGCTTTTTATGATACAAAACGTTCATCCTGATTCTAAGGTTATTTCTGGAACTATTGGTATTTTTTATGCAATGGCTTCTATGATATACTTTATATTATTTGTCAGAACAGTTTTAAAATGTATAAAATTATCTAATGTCATAGAAAATATATATATAAAGGCAAGCTCTCTTATCAAAAAAGATGCTGAAATAAGAAATGAGAATAGTGCTTTTTATGAAATGAAAGCTAAGAAATCTTTTAAGATTTTTTCAAATTCATCAGGCTATCTATATAATGTCGATGATAATAATATAGCAAAATTAATAAGTAATTTTGAAAGTAACTTTATAGTTAATTATAAGTTAGGTGATTATATATCTGAAAATACTCATATTGCTGATTTACATTTTCTTGAAGAAATAGATTTAAAAGCTGACGAAGTTGAAAAGCTACTGGAAGAGATTAAAGAATCATTTATTTTTAGTGATACAATAAATGACAAGGAAGATTTTCATCATGAAATTAAAAATTTAGTTGAGATTGCTCTTAGAGCTATCAGCCCGGGAATTAATGATCCAAATACTGCAATAATATGCATTAGAAAAATATCTATGCTCTTAAGTGATATTTTCTCAGTAAACAATAATTTTAGAATTTTTGAAGTAAATAATAAAGCTAAAATTGCATATAAATTGTACTCCGTAGAAGAGGAACTGTATTTAACTTTTTACCAGTTAATTTTATATGGAAAAAATGATCCCAGTATAGCTAGAGCATTTTTAGAGGGTATCAACTTAATATATATCAATTCTAATAAAAGTGCTCTGAAAGAAATAAAAGACTTTTATAACTATGTCTATAATATATGTATAAAATCTATGGATGAAGAATTGGATATAAAAAAGTTAGAAGAATTAAATTCTAAATTTAATAAAATAACTCAAGAAACTCTTAACTGA
- a CDS encoding glycosyltransferase family 9 protein — MKILVIRLSSIGDIILTTAVLKAFKKSYPEAQIDFLVLDKFKDAISLCPYVNNVILFEKKKDDGLINLIKFTKKLARNEYDYIFDIHSKFRSRFISFILKNFFKVKVYTYKKRAFWKSILVNMKLIKYKVDNTIVKNYFSAFKDFNLKYEGEKLTFSFEKSLKDKFKTYQDFIVFAPGASKETKKWTEENFGNLARLLQKKYSKKILLIGGMEDIEKCDRINYISNNSCINLAGKLNLKESGALLSIAKFLLTNDSGPFHIARGVACKSFVIFGPTSPEMFEFDKNSILLYKNSSCSPCSLHGDKLCPKGHFDCMKNLSYNYVYNIICENV, encoded by the coding sequence TTGAAGATACTGGTTATTCGTTTAAGTTCCATAGGGGATATAATTCTTACAACCGCTGTTTTAAAAGCTTTTAAAAAGAGTTATCCTGAAGCTCAGATAGATTTTTTAGTCCTTGATAAATTTAAGGATGCTATTAGTCTATGTCCCTATGTTAACAATGTTATTTTATTTGAAAAGAAAAAAGATGATGGACTGATAAATTTAATAAAGTTTACAAAAAAACTGGCTAGAAATGAATATGACTATATTTTTGATATACATTCTAAATTTAGATCTCGATTTATTAGTTTCATTTTAAAAAATTTCTTTAAGGTAAAAGTCTATACATATAAAAAAAGAGCTTTTTGGAAGTCAATACTTGTCAATATGAAGCTCATAAAATATAAGGTTGATAATACTATAGTTAAAAATTACTTCTCTGCATTTAAAGATTTTAATTTGAAGTATGAAGGAGAAAAATTAACTTTCTCTTTTGAAAAGAGTTTGAAAGATAAATTTAAAACTTATCAAGACTTTATTGTCTTTGCTCCAGGTGCCTCAAAAGAAACTAAGAAATGGACTGAAGAAAATTTTGGTAATCTAGCTAGACTTTTACAAAAAAAATATAGTAAAAAAATTTTATTAATAGGTGGAATGGAAGATATTGAAAAATGTGATAGAATAAACTATATAAGTAATAATAGCTGTATTAATTTAGCTGGTAAATTAAATTTAAAAGAAAGTGGAGCCCTTTTATCTATAGCTAAATTTTTACTTACAAATGACTCCGGTCCATTTCATATAGCTAGAGGTGTGGCTTGCAAAAGTTTTGTTATTTTTGGACCTACAAGTCCGGAGATGTTTGAATTTGATAAAAATTCTATTTTACTGTATAAAAATTCTAGCTGTTCTCCCTGTAGTTTACATGGAGATAAGCTTTGTCCTAAGGGGCATTTTGACTGTATGAAAAACTTAAGTTATAACTATGTTTATAATATAATATGTGAAAATGTATAA
- a CDS encoding GIY-YIG nuclease family protein — translation MEYEVYILRCENGSLYTGIAKDSFERFEKHKTGKGAKYTRMFKPIKIELILRCTNRIEASKIEKYIKSKTKLEKENYIKETNSLEKIILNSIKIKVSQKKF, via the coding sequence ATGGAATATGAAGTTTATATATTACGTTGTGAAAATGGAAGTCTGTATACTGGAATAGCTAAAGATAGTTTTGAAAGATTTGAAAAGCATAAAACTGGAAAAGGAGCTAAGTATACCAGAATGTTTAAACCAATAAAAATAGAATTGATATTGCGTTGTACAAATAGAATAGAAGCTTCTAAAATAGAAAAATATATTAAATCAAAAACTAAACTGGAAAAAGAAAACTATATAAAAGAAACAAATTCTTTAGAGAAAATCATTTTAAATTCAATTAAAATTAAAGTATCACAGAAAAAATTTTAA
- the recA gene encoding recombinase RecA: protein MAKAKKVAETKKTEKDAKDKAIQDAMASITKGFGEGLIMKLGEKASMNIESIPTGSINLDIALGVGGIPKGRIIEIYGAESSGKTTLALHIIAESQKQGGIVAFIDAEHALDPVYAKALGVDVDELLISQPDYGEQALEIADTLVRSGAIDVIVVDSVAALVPKTEIDGEMSDQQMGLQARLMSKGLRKLTANLNKFKTTMIFINQIRDKIATGFGAGYGPTTTTTGGKALKFYSSVRMEVKRIGSVKQGDEVIGNDTTVKVTKNKVAPPFKEARFEIMYGKGISRVGEIIEAAIDKDIIVKAGSWFSYKDKSLGQGKENVRRELETNSELLAQIEEELREAIKADPSPKKKKTKATVSNDEDINEDIIIEEDLD, encoded by the coding sequence ATGGCTAAAGCAAAAAAAGTTGCTGAAACAAAAAAAACTGAAAAAGATGCAAAGGACAAGGCAATACAAGATGCAATGGCAAGTATAACTAAAGGATTTGGCGAGGGTCTTATAATGAAGCTAGGTGAAAAAGCTAGTATGAATATAGAATCAATCCCAACTGGAAGTATTAATTTGGATATAGCCTTAGGAGTTGGCGGTATTCCAAAAGGTAGAATTATTGAAATTTATGGAGCTGAGAGCTCTGGAAAAACAACTTTAGCTTTACATATAATAGCAGAATCTCAAAAACAAGGTGGAATTGTTGCCTTTATTGATGCTGAACACGCTTTAGATCCTGTTTATGCAAAAGCTTTAGGTGTAGATGTGGATGAACTTTTAATTTCACAACCTGATTATGGTGAACAGGCTCTTGAAATTGCAGATACCCTTGTCAGATCTGGTGCCATAGATGTAATTGTTGTAGACTCGGTTGCAGCACTTGTTCCTAAAACTGAAATCGATGGAGAAATGTCTGATCAACAAATGGGATTACAAGCAAGACTTATGTCTAAAGGTTTAAGAAAATTAACTGCAAATTTAAATAAATTTAAAACTACTATGATATTTATAAACCAAATAAGAGATAAAATAGCAACAGGCTTTGGTGCAGGTTATGGTCCTACTACAACTACTACTGGAGGAAAGGCATTAAAATTCTATTCTTCTGTTAGAATGGAAGTCAAAAGAATAGGAAGTGTTAAGCAAGGTGATGAAGTCATTGGTAATGATACAACTGTAAAGGTTACTAAAAATAAAGTTGCTCCTCCATTTAAGGAAGCTCGTTTTGAAATTATGTATGGAAAAGGAATTTCGAGAGTCGGTGAGATTATTGAGGCTGCAATTGACAAAGATATAATTGTTAAAGCTGGTTCTTGGTTTAGCTATAAGGATAAAAGCTTAGGTCAAGGAAAGGAAAATGTTAGAAGAGAATTGGAAACAAATTCTGAGTTATTAGCTCAAATAGAAGAGGAATTAAGGGAGGCTATCAAAGCTGATCCTAGTCCAAAGAAAAAGAAAACTAAAGCAACTGTTTCAAATGATGAAGATATTAATGAGGATATTATAATTGAAGAAGATCTTGATTAA
- a CDS encoding glycosyltransferase family 9 protein: MEIKRIIVSRTDKIGDLILSIPSFYMLKKMYPCAELVVLVRKYNYDIVANLPYIDRIIKIDDYTKGELLEKIPYFKADVFIALYNDDFVASLAKASKAKIKIGPLSKLNSFFTYNKGVLQKRSKSIKNEGEYNLDLVKKLNPNRFKDCYELNNELILKDENRKVANLYFSENNIKGKCLVVNPFIGGSAKNIRDEQYAQIIKRVKKEYHDKLNVIITCYISDEERAFALKELINEDNVYVFANSLSILNIASIIEKADVYLGGSTGPTHIAGALKKKIVAIYPRKKTQHPIRWGVLGNSDVKYIIPDEHNKRENYKNPHFDKYTKEIEDKIVNSLIEALK, from the coding sequence ATGGAAATTAAAAGAATAATAGTTTCAAGAACAGATAAAATTGGTGATTTAATACTGTCTATCCCAAGCTTTTATATGCTGAAAAAAATGTATCCTTGTGCTGAACTTGTAGTTCTAGTTAGAAAATATAATTATGACATAGTTGCAAATCTTCCTTACATTGATAGAATAATAAAAATAGATGATTATACAAAAGGAGAATTATTAGAAAAAATCCCTTACTTCAAAGCAGATGTTTTTATTGCACTATACAATGATGATTTTGTAGCATCTTTAGCAAAAGCCAGTAAAGCAAAAATAAAAATAGGCCCTCTATCTAAACTAAACTCTTTTTTCACTTATAATAAAGGAGTACTGCAAAAAAGATCTAAGTCCATAAAAAATGAAGGAGAATATAATTTAGATTTAGTTAAAAAATTAAATCCAAATAGATTTAAAGACTGCTATGAATTAAATAATGAGCTTATACTAAAAGACGAAAATAGAAAAGTCGCAAATCTTTATTTTTCAGAAAATAATATAAAAGGTAAGTGTTTAGTTGTCAATCCATTTATTGGTGGCTCAGCAAAAAATATAAGAGATGAGCAATATGCTCAAATTATTAAAAGAGTGAAAAAAGAATATCACGATAAATTGAATGTAATAATAACTTGTTATATTTCTGATGAGGAAAGAGCTTTTGCACTTAAAGAATTAATAAATGAAGATAATGTATATGTATTTGCTAATAGTCTTAGTATATTAAATATAGCTTCTATTATTGAAAAGGCTGATGTCTATCTAGGTGGCTCAACAGGTCCTACTCATATTGCTGGTGCTCTTAAAAAGAAAATTGTGGCTATCTATCCTAGAAAAAAAACTCAACATCCAATAAGATGGGGTGTTTTAGGAAATTCGGATGTTAAATATATAATTCCTGATGAGCATAACAAGAGAGAAAATTATAAAAATCCTCACTTTGATAAGTACACAAAAGAAATTGAAGATAAAATTGTAAATTCTTTAATAGAGGCTCTAAAATGA
- a CDS encoding GlsB/YeaQ/YmgE family stress response membrane protein: MGIITWLVLGALAGWIASIIMGKNASMGAFANIIVGIIGAFIGGGIASFWGGGKVTGFNLYSILISVLGACVLIWIVGKIKK, encoded by the coding sequence ATGGGAATAATAACATGGTTGGTTCTAGGTGCATTAGCTGGTTGGATTGCTAGTATAATTATGGGAAAAAATGCTTCAATGGGAGCTTTTGCTAATATTATTGTCGGTATCATTGGTGCCTTTATTGGTGGAGGAATAGCAAGTTTTTGGGGTGGAGGTAAAGTAACTGGTTTTAATCTTTACAGTATTCTAATATCTGTTCTTGGGGCTTGTGTTCTTATTTGGATAGTAGGAAAAATAAAAAAATAG
- a CDS encoding lipopolysaccharide biosynthesis protein, translated as MKEKIKKFLENNPKILKILKKDQRSYVFNFIFEDKIYVYKEPIEKNTRKWQKFLAIFRGRESKREFKQMEKINSLGLFTAKPVFYTADYLVYEFIEAGKADEKNINFIVDELHRIHSLGYLHGDSHIDNFLIDDKNKVYIIDSKFRKNIYGKFGEIFEFMYLEDSLSMDIPYNKNSIYYKAAVALRNYLTFYSKLKNFIRRK; from the coding sequence ATGAAGGAAAAAATAAAAAAATTTTTAGAAAATAATCCCAAAATACTAAAAATATTAAAAAAAGATCAAAGAAGCTATGTTTTTAATTTTATTTTTGAAGATAAAATTTATGTGTATAAAGAACCTATTGAAAAAAATACTAGAAAATGGCAGAAATTTTTAGCAATCTTTAGAGGCAGGGAAAGTAAAAGAGAATTTAAACAAATGGAAAAAATCAATTCTTTAGGTCTTTTTACTGCTAAACCTGTTTTTTATACAGCTGACTATCTGGTTTATGAGTTTATAGAAGCTGGTAAAGCAGATGAAAAAAATATTAACTTCATTGTAGATGAATTACATAGAATCCATTCTTTAGGATATTTACATGGTGATTCTCATATAGATAACTTTTTAATAGATGATAAAAATAAAGTTTATATAATTGATTCTAAGTTTAGAAAAAATATATATGGAAAGTTTGGTGAAATTTTTGAATTTATGTATTTAGAAGATAGCTTAAGCATGGATATTCCTTATAATAAAAATAGTATTTATTATAAGGCTGCTGTTGCTCTCAGAAATTACCTCACTTTTTATTCAAAGTTAAAGAATTTTATTAGGAGAAAATAA
- a CDS encoding polysaccharide deacetylase family protein, with amino-acid sequence MFLYIVIFFIVSIFFFNKKAVPIFLYHQVNPLSNVKPELFEEHLKIIKNLKMNTVTISEYYEKKIMNNSILLTFDDGYFDNYKYVFPLLKKYNMKATIFLNTLYIKNKRENDPEILLNYDANYKAIENFLKDKNSGSEQYMTWEEIKEMYDSGLIDFQAHSHKHTAIFTDKKISGFTKKEKMDFTDLYLYGNVSDNYPIFPKRGEYSARAVKIKKDFFNIFKAYFENNLANIKEYKEQLKLAQNFIENNIEFFEKETEEEYITRITNDFIQNKNLIEKNLGNRIHFFCWPWGHRSKEAIKILKDLGVKGFITTKKGTNLQNPNWDMIRRIELRNYNIRKFYLNILIARNCILGEIYGWLS; translated from the coding sequence ATGTTTTTATATATAGTAATTTTTTTTATAGTTTCCATTTTTTTCTTTAATAAAAAGGCTGTACCTATTTTTTTATATCATCAAGTTAATCCCTTATCTAATGTTAAGCCTGAATTATTTGAAGAACATTTAAAAATTATAAAAAATTTAAAAATGAATACAGTTACCATAAGTGAATATTATGAGAAAAAAATTATGAATAATTCCATTTTATTAACTTTTGATGATGGATATTTTGATAACTATAAATATGTCTTTCCTCTTTTAAAGAAATATAATATGAAAGCAACTATTTTTTTAAATACCTTATATATAAAAAATAAAAGAGAAAATGACCCGGAAATTCTATTAAATTATGATGCTAACTACAAAGCTATTGAAAATTTTTTGAAAGATAAAAATAGTGGTTCTGAACAGTATATGACCTGGGAAGAAATAAAAGAGATGTATGACAGTGGGCTCATTGATTTTCAAGCCCATTCACATAAGCATACTGCCATCTTTACTGATAAGAAAATTTCTGGTTTTACAAAAAAAGAAAAAATGGATTTTACTGATTTATATTTGTATGGAAATGTTTCCGATAACTATCCTATTTTCCCTAAGAGAGGCGAATACAGTGCTAGAGCTGTAAAAATAAAAAAAGACTTTTTTAATATTTTTAAAGCTTATTTTGAAAATAACTTAGCTAATATAAAAGAATATAAGGAACAATTAAAACTAGCACAAAATTTTATAGAAAATAATATTGAATTTTTTGAAAAGGAAACTGAAGAAGAGTATATAACAAGAATAACAAATGATTTTATTCAAAATAAAAATTTAATTGAAAAAAACTTAGGTAACAGAATTCATTTTTTTTGTTGGCCATGGGGTCATAGATCAAAAGAAGCTATAAAAATTTTAAAAGATTTAGGAGTTAAAGGCTTTATTACAACAAAAAAAGGAACTAACTTGCAAAATCCTAATTGGGATATGATTAGAAGAATTGAATTAAGAAACTACAATATAAGGAAATTTTATTTGAATATATTGATTGCTAGAAATTGTATTCTGGGAGAAATATATGGTTGGTTATCTTAA
- a CDS encoding glycosyltransferase family 9 protein encodes MKILIIHTAFIGDIVLATTLVAKLKDKYPNSDIYFLTTPVGKSILENNPKIKEIISYDKRGKDKGLKAFFNLAKKLRKMNFDICICPHRYLRSTILAFLSTSKIKIGYDISSLSFLYDEKIKYDKNKHEVEKLLSFVDKIEKRYEIELYSSEENQINIKKLLPQGKKIITIAPGSKWFTKKWPEEYFRILIKNLLKINDIIIVISGGNEEKEIKLDLAPEVLDLRGKISLLDLAELCRLSSIVVSNDSAPIHIASAFPKTRILGIFGPTVKEFGFFPWSKNSRVFEINGLYCRPCGIHGGKVCPEKHFKCMKEILPETIEREIIEYLKKID; translated from the coding sequence ATGAAAATTTTAATTATACATACTGCATTTATAGGAGATATAGTCTTAGCAACAACTTTAGTTGCTAAATTAAAAGATAAATATCCGAATTCGGATATTTATTTTTTAACAACTCCTGTTGGAAAGTCTATATTAGAAAATAATCCTAAAATTAAGGAAATTATTTCCTATGATAAGCGTGGTAAAGATAAGGGACTAAAAGCTTTTTTTAATTTAGCTAAGAAATTAAGAAAGATGAATTTTGATATTTGTATATGTCCTCATAGATATTTAAGAAGTACTATTTTGGCATTTTTAAGTACTTCAAAAATAAAAATTGGCTACGATATTTCTAGCTTGTCGTTTTTATATGATGAGAAGATAAAATATGATAAAAATAAGCATGAAGTTGAAAAACTTCTTAGTTTTGTTGATAAAATTGAAAAACGATATGAAATTGAACTTTATTCAAGTGAAGAAAATCAAATAAATATAAAAAAATTACTACCTCAAGGAAAAAAAATAATAACTATTGCTCCAGGTAGTAAATGGTTCACAAAAAAATGGCCGGAGGAATATTTTAGGATTTTGATAAAAAATTTATTAAAAATTAATGATATTATAATCGTAATAAGTGGTGGAAATGAGGAAAAAGAAATAAAGCTTGACTTAGCTCCTGAAGTTCTGGATCTAAGAGGAAAAATTTCATTACTTGACTTAGCTGAGCTCTGTAGATTATCAAGCATAGTTGTTTCAAATGATTCTGCTCCAATACACATAGCTTCAGCATTCCCTAAAACAAGAATCTTAGGGATTTTTGGTCCTACAGTTAAAGAATTCGGTTTCTTTCCATGGTCAAAAAATAGTAGAGTATTTGAAATAAATGGCTTATACTGTCGACCTTGTGGCATACATGGAGGGAAAGTTTGCCCTGAAAAACATTTCAAATGTATGAAAGAAATCTTACCGGAAACTATAGAAAGAGAAATCATTGAATATTTAAAAAAAATTGATTAA
- a CDS encoding glycosyltransferase family 2 protein: protein MTLSVAIITLNEEKNLGRTLNSVKDFADEIIIVDSGSTDRTEEIAKEHNAKFYSQKWLGYGAQRNMAIDLSTSEWILNIDADEEISKDLAEKIKKIKAGENTYDVYKINFMSVCFNKKIKYGGWSNTYRIRLFRKKAGRFNTNNVHEEFITNTEIGKIKDYILHHSYSDLEDYFSKFNKYTTLGAIEYYKKNKKTNIFSIILNPIYKFLRMYIFRLGFLDGLEGLLLAITSSLYTMVKYYKLREIYKNNTYISEVENGN from the coding sequence ATGACTTTAAGTGTTGCAATTATAACTTTAAATGAAGAAAAAAATTTAGGAAGGACTTTAAATTCTGTCAAAGATTTCGCTGATGAAATAATTATAGTTGACAGTGGTTCAACTGATAGAACAGAAGAAATTGCAAAAGAACATAATGCTAAATTCTATTCACAAAAATGGTTAGGTTATGGTGCTCAAAGAAATATGGCCATTGACTTATCTACAAGTGAGTGGATATTAAATATTGATGCTGATGAGGAAATATCAAAAGATTTGGCTGAAAAAATAAAAAAAATTAAAGCTGGTGAAAATACCTATGATGTCTATAAGATTAATTTTATGTCAGTTTGTTTTAACAAAAAAATTAAATATGGAGGTTGGAGTAATACATATAGAATAAGGCTTTTTAGAAAAAAAGCTGGAAGATTCAATACAAACAATGTCCATGAGGAGTTTATAACAAATACTGAGATTGGAAAAATTAAAGACTATATTCTTCATCATAGCTATTCAGATTTAGAAGATTATTTTTCTAAATTTAATAAATATACGACTTTGGGGGCTATTGAATACTATAAAAAAAATAAAAAGACTAATATTTTTTCAATAATTTTAAATCCTATATATAAATTTTTAAGAATGTACATTTTTAGATTAGGTTTTTTAGATGGCTTAGAAGGATTACTGTTAGCAATAACAAGTTCTCTTTATACAATGGTAAAATATTATAAACTTAGAGAAATTTATAAAAATAATACCTATATAAGTGAGGTTGAAAATGGAAATTAA
- a CDS encoding regulatory protein RecX codes for MKKILIKGNKLIFENGTFIYLTKEMFSKFSLKNKEYLNDEELNELMYFRIKLSAFTMLKKRDYFKKEFSDKLIEIYNSPDIVDLITKEFIEKGYLNDIERAHAYANAHSNYGQKKLSYIFYKMGIDNDTIRDILNEKADLEIENIKNLWKKLGNKEYKKKIESLIRKGFVYGDIKKAISSLEEEEEE; via the coding sequence TTGAAGAAGATCTTGATTAAGGGAAATAAACTCATTTTTGAAAACGGGACCTTTATTTATTTAACAAAGGAAATGTTTTCTAAGTTCTCTCTAAAAAACAAAGAATATCTAAATGATGAAGAATTAAATGAACTGATGTATTTTAGAATTAAATTATCAGCTTTTACTATGTTAAAAAAAAGAGATTATTTTAAAAAAGAATTTTCTGATAAACTAATAGAAATATACAACTCTCCAGATATAGTTGATCTGATTACCAAAGAGTTTATAGAAAAAGGTTATCTAAACGATATAGAGAGGGCCCATGCTTATGCTAACGCTCATTCTAATTATGGGCAGAAAAAATTATCTTATATTTTTTATAAAATGGGTATTGATAATGATACCATTCGAGACATTTTAAATGAAAAAGCTGATTTGGAGATTGAAAATATAAAAAATTTATGGAAAAAATTAGGAAATAAAGAGTATAAAAAAAAGATTGAAAGCTTAATTAGAAAAGGATTCGTATACGGAGATATAAAAAAAGCAATATCTTCTTTGGAAGAGGAGGAAGAAGAATGA